Genomic segment of Streptococcus australis:
GGCGGCCGTAACTATAACGGTCCTAAGGTAGCGAAATTCCTTGTCGGGTAAGTTCCGACCCGCACGAAAGGCGTAATGATTTGGGCACTGTCTCAACGAGAGACTCGGTGAAATTTTAGTACCTGTGAAGATGCAGGTTACCCGCGACAGGACGGAAAGACCCCATGGAGCTTTACTGCAGTTTGATATTGAGTGTCTGTACCACATGTACAGGATAGGTAGGAGTCTATGATTTCGGGACGCCAGTTTCGAAGGAGACGTTGTTGGGATACTACCCTTGTGTTATGGCCACTCTAACCCAGATAGGTTATCCCTATCGGAGACAGTGTCTGACGGGCAGTTTGACTGGGGCGGTCGCCTCCTAAAAGGTAACGGAGGCGCCCAAAGGTTCCCTCAGAATGGTTGGAAATCATTCGCAGAGTGTAAAGGTATAAGGGAGCTTGACTGCGAGAGCTACAACTCGAGCAGGGACGAAAGTCGGGCTTAGTGATCCGGTGGTTCCGTATGGAAGGGCCATCGCTCAACGGATAAAAGCTACCCTGGGGATAACAGGCTTATCTCCCCCAAGAGTTCACATCGACGGGGAGGTTTGGCACCTCGATGTCGGCTCGTCGCATCCTGGGGCTGTAGTCGGTCCCAAGGGTTGGGCTGTTCGCCCATTAAAGCGGCACGCGAGCTGGGTTCAGAACGTCGTGAGACAGTTCGGTCCCTATCCGTCGCGGGCGTAGGAAATTTGAGAGGATCTGCTCCTAGTACGAGAGGACCAGAGTGGACTTACCGCTGGTGTACCAGTTGTCTTGCCAAAGGCATCGCTGGGTAGCTATGTAGGGACGGGATAAACGCTGAAAGCATCTAAGTGTGAAACCCACCTCAAGATGAGATTTCCCATGATTTTATATCAGTAAGAGCCCTGAGAGATGATCAGGTAGATAGGTTAGAAGTGGAAGTGTGGCGACACATGTAGCGGACTAATACTAATAGCTCGAGGACTTATCCAAAGTAACTGAGGATACGAAGCGCGAGGTTTACTTGTAATTTGATAGATATTCAATTTTGAGTAGGTATTACTCAGAGTTAAGTGACGATAGCCTAGGAGATACACCTGTACCCATGCCGAACACAGCAGTTAAGCCCTAGAACGCCGGAAGTAGTTGGGGGTTGCCCCCTGTGAGATATGGAAGTCGCTTAGCTTTTATCCGCCATAGCTCAGTTGGTAGTAGCGCATGACTGTTAATCATGATGTCGTAGGTTCGAGTCCTACTGGCGGAGTCAGATAAAAAGAACACCTGTGTGGTGTTCTTTTCTTATGTGACTAACTATTAGTCCGTCTCGCTCCGATAGGTGCAAGACAAAAAAACCACCCGCTATGCGGGTGCGCGTCGAAAGTTATACCAAGAAAACTCCAAACGCGATACAATAAAGGTGTTCAAGCCAATTGTAAAGCGAAAGGAGAAAATATGGCACAAAAGGCTCATAGTTTATCGCACACAAAGTGGCACTGTTCTATCACATTGTGTTCATCCCTAAGTATAGACGAAAAGTTATCTATAATCAATATCGAAGTAGTTTAGGCGAAATATTTCATCGCTTGTGTAGTTATAAAGGAGTTGAAATTATCGAGGGTCACTTAATGCCAGACCACATACATATGTTAGTAAGTATTCTACCTAGAATTAGCGTTGCAAGTTTTATGGGATATTTAAAAACCCAATTTGTAAAATTCAGCTAGACAGAAAAAGACTTTATTCAAACTCATTTGGATCAAAATTGGAGTCTTGATGTCATTAAGGGAGTTTATCCAGATAGGATATCTTCTTCCAGATACTTTACCTCTTATTAACTGACCTTTCAATGAGCGGCCATATTCTCGATAAAAATAAGTATTGAATCCTGTTTCGTCAATATAAACAGGTGCTAAGTGCTTTAAACTATTAAAACTTTTAAGAAATAAAGCTACTTTTTCTGTGCCTTGTTCATAGTAGGTGTGGTTCTTTTTTTTCGAGTGTAGCCCATAGCTTTGAGAGCATAGTGGATGGTAGTTGGATGACAGCCAAATTCAGAAGCTATTTCAGTCAAATAAGCGTCTGGATTGTCAGTAAGATAGTTTTTAAGTCTATCTCTATCAACCTTTCTTGGTTTTGTTCCTTTTACTTGATGCTTAAGCTCTCCTGTTTTCTCTTTCAGCTTTAACCAGCCATAAATGGTATTACGTGAGATTTGGAAAACGTGTGATACTTCTGTTATACTACCTGTTCGCTCACAATAGCAGAGAACTTTTTCACGAAAATCTATTGAATATGCCATAATAATATTATACCACATTGTGTACTATTTTTGGTTCATTTTACTATATCAATCACCCTACCAAGTTTTTCTGAGTTACTCGAAAAGTCTAGCTTAATTTGACAATTTAGGTTATGATTTTATAAATGAAGTAAACTTCTCAAAATTCAAAACTTAATTTTTGCATCTATAAATGCCTCTATATTTTATTTTTAGTTCGTTTAGCTTTAAATTCTACTTTTATAGGATTTGAAGCTATTTTAGTCCATATTTTTGGTAGACTAGTGTTAATAATAAGAAAGGGATATTTTATATGCTTCAAAAATTTTATGATCGAGCATTTGTCTTTTTGAAACTTGTTGAACAAGAATATGCTTCTTTAGGTCAGAGTTGTGCTGAATGGGAATCACTTCATCTTCGTTTTTTACTTTATTACTTGATAAGATTTAGAATTACAAATGTTAAGGACTTTTATTTATATCATTTTCAGACGGCATATCGCTTGTATCTTGATAAATTCCTTAAAGAAGGATCTTTCTTAAACTAGTGAAGATCATATATATCATTTATCACGAACAATAAGCAGTATTGAATTTGTGAATTTAAAGATTTTATTTAAAATATAAGGTTTTGATTTTTATAATTCACAGAAATTCCAAATCTTTTCCAGTGTTTCTTCTTGATAAAATAGTGTTTTTTTCTTATAATAAATTGTAAGATATAATTGCAGGTGAGACTCCTGCCATGTATATGAGAAAGGAAGAGCCACACGGCTCAGACAAAGTTTTACTATGACTTCAGTTGTTGTTGTTGGTACCCAGTGGGGTGATGAAGGTAAAGGGAAAATTACAGATTTTCTTTCAGCTAATGCAGAAGTGATTGCTCGTTATCAAGGTGGTGATAATGCTGGTCACACGATTGTGATTGATGGCAAGAAATTTAAGTTACACTTGATTCCATCTGGGATTTTCTTCCCTGAAAAGATTTCTGTCATTGGGAACGGGATGGTTGTAAACCCTAAATCTCTAGTAAAAGAGTTGAGCTATCTTCATGAGGAAGGTGTGACAACTGATAACTTGCGTATTTCGGATCGTGCGCATGTCATTTTGCCATATCATATTGAATTAGACCGTCTACAAGAAGAAGCTAAGGGCGATAATAAAATTGGGACAACTATCAAGGGTATTGGTCCAGCCTATATGGATAAAGCTGCTCGTGTTGGGATTCGTATTGCTGATCTTTTGGATAAGGATATTTTCCGTGAACGCTTGGAACGCAATCTTGCGGAAAAGAATCGTCTGTTTGAAAAATTGTATGACAATACTCCTATTTCAATTGATGATATTTTTGAAGAGTACTATGAATACGGCCAACAAATCAAGCGGTATGTGACAGATACATCCGTTATCTTAAATGATGCGCTTGATAATGGTAAACGTGTGCTTTTTGAAGGTGCGCAAGGTGTTATGTTGGATATTGACCAAGGTACTTATCCATTTGTTACTTCGTCAAACCCTGTCGCTGGTGGTGTGACAATCGGTTCTGGTGTTGGTCCAAGTAAGATTGACAAGGTTGTAGGTGTTTGTAAAGCCTATACGAGTCGTGTAGGGGACGGACCTTTCCCAACTGAATTGTTTGATGAAGTGGGAGAGCGTATCCGTGAAGTAGGTCATGAATACGGTACAACAACTGGCCGTCCACGTCGTGTGGGTTGGTTTGACTCAGTTGTGATGCGCCATAGTCGTCGTGTATCTGGTATTACCAATCTTTCATTGAACTCTGTTGATGTTTTGAGTGGTTTGGATACAGTGAAAATCTGTGTGGCCTATGATCTTGATGGACAACGTATCGACTACTATCCAGCTAGCCTTGAGCAGTTGAAACGTTGCAAGCCTATCTATGAGGAATTGCCAGGTTGGTCAGAAGACATCACTGGAGTCCGTAATTTAGAAGACCTTCCTGAAAATGCACGCAACTATGTTCGTCGTGTAAGTGAGTTGGTTGGTGTTCGCATCTCAACATTCTCAGTAGGTCCTGGTCGTGAACAAACCAATATTTTAGAAAGTGTTTGGTCATAAGAAATTTTTAAGATTAGTTTAAGACAGGTAGGGTATACTATAGACAGTTACAAGAAGACCTCCTAACTTGTTGTAACAAATATCCTAAACTTTTCTTTTTCATAATAATCTCCCTATTAAGTCACCCCATTGGGTGGCTTTTTTTGTCTTGGGAATCATGATATAATAATAGAATCGACAAGTAGGAAAAGGAAAAATTGATGAATTATACAATTGAAGAAAAAGAAAGCTTCATGAGAGAAGCCTTGAAAGAGGCAGAAATTGCTCTAGAACACGATGAAATTCCAATTGGCTGTGTGATTGTCAAGGATGGAGAAATCATTGGTAGGGGGCATAATGCGCGCGAGGAGTTGCAACGGGCGGTTATGCATGCAGAAATCATGGCCATAGAGAATGCGAACGTGAGTGAAGAAAGTTGGCGTCTGCTGGATTGTACCCTTTTTGTGACTATTGAGCCATGTGTTATGTGTAGTGGGGCGATTGGACTTGCCCGTATTCCAAACGTAGTCTATGGGGCTAAAAACCAGAAATTTGGTGCAGCTGGGAGCTTGTACGATATTTTGACAGATGAGCGTCTCAATCATCGTGTAGAGGTTGAAACGGGAGTTTTGGAGAGTGAGTGTGCAGCGATTATGCAGGACTTTTTCCGAAATCGACGGAAAAAATAATTTCTCTTTCAAAACAGAGTGGAATGTGGTATAATAAATAGTGGAGCAACAGTTCTGCGTGAAGCGGGTCAGGGGAGGAATCCAGCAGCCCTAAGCGAGTGTGAATTGTGTGCTCTTTTTTCGTACAATTTAAAAACCCTTTAATATCAACACTTTAAAGGGTTTTTGTTTGTCTTATATGATAAAAAGGGGCAGGCGAGGGGCATAATTTATAGTTTTATCTTTTCTAACTTACTAGATATGTCTGATACCATTTTTTGAGTGACATGGGAATAAATCTCTAGTGTGGTCTTTGAGTCGCTATGTCCTACTCTATCCATGATGGCAGTCAAAGGAATGCCTAGCTCAGCAAGTAGGGATATGTGAGAATGTCTAAATGTATGTGTAGTTATATTTTTTTCTATGCCGATTTTTTGACCATGTCTTTTCAATGCACAAATAACCCTGGCATTTGTTATTGGTTCTCCTAGAGTATTGATGAAAATAAAATCTGTATCAAATCCATTTGTCGCATTCTCTATTATTTGCTTTTTGATAATATCTAACACTTTTTGAGGTGCTGTTATAACCCTATCGGACTTGATTGTCTTTGGTGTAGTTCTCTCTTTTTGTCTGAAATCGTATGTATGCTTGATGTGAATAGTCTTTTTAGAAAAATCTATATCCTCCTTGTAGTTTAAGGCTGCCAGTTCTCCATACCTCATGCCAGTAAGAAAAAGAACTTTAGCTATTCGGATATACTTTGTAATTCGATAATCACATAGGGCCTCGTCTTTTAAATTTTGGATGAATAACTTAAACTCTTTTTGGTCTAAGTATTTTGTGTTTTTCTTCCTGAGTTCGTCGGATGTAATTACTTTTCTAGGCGTTTCAACAAATAGCATTTCAT
This window contains:
- the comW gene encoding sigma(X)-activator ComW, with protein sequence MLQKFYDRAFVFLKLVEQEYASLGQSCAEWESLHLRFLLYYLIRFRITNVKDFYLYHFQTAYRLYLDKFLKEGSFLN
- a CDS encoding adenylosuccinate synthase, whose protein sequence is MTSVVVVGTQWGDEGKGKITDFLSANAEVIARYQGGDNAGHTIVIDGKKFKLHLIPSGIFFPEKISVIGNGMVVNPKSLVKELSYLHEEGVTTDNLRISDRAHVILPYHIELDRLQEEAKGDNKIGTTIKGIGPAYMDKAARVGIRIADLLDKDIFRERLERNLAEKNRLFEKLYDNTPISIDDIFEEYYEYGQQIKRYVTDTSVILNDALDNGKRVLFEGAQGVMLDIDQGTYPFVTSSNPVAGGVTIGSGVGPSKIDKVVGVCKAYTSRVGDGPFPTELFDEVGERIREVGHEYGTTTGRPRRVGWFDSVVMRHSRRVSGITNLSLNSVDVLSGLDTVKICVAYDLDGQRIDYYPASLEQLKRCKPIYEELPGWSEDITGVRNLEDLPENARNYVRRVSELVGVRISTFSVGPGREQTNILESVWS
- the tadA gene encoding tRNA adenosine(34) deaminase TadA translates to MNYTIEEKESFMREALKEAEIALEHDEIPIGCVIVKDGEIIGRGHNAREELQRAVMHAEIMAIENANVSEESWRLLDCTLFVTIEPCVMCSGAIGLARIPNVVYGAKNQKFGAAGSLYDILTDERLNHRVEVETGVLESECAAIMQDFFRNRRKK
- a CDS encoding tyrosine-type recombinase/integrase, whose translation is MWMEELPNGKYKFFERYKDPYTEKLKKVSVTMEKKTPQARNQAAILLQEKIKQKLGEKQHFVSDITFEKLYEEFEENWKHGVKNSTVYASKNVKKEILKQIEGDYLVRNIDRRLLQKVIDQLLQDGRSHNYVSKIKFKLNQIMKFAIRMNYIDTNEMLFVETPRKVITSDELRKKNTKYLDQKEFKLFIQNLKDEALCDYRITKYIRIAKVLFLTGMRYGELAALNYKEDIDFSKKTIHIKHTYDFRQKERTTPKTIKSDRVITAPQKVLDIIKKQIIENATNGFDTDFIFINTLGEPITNARVICALKRHGQKIGIEKNITTHTFRHSHISLLAELGIPLTAIMDRVGHSDSKTTLEIYSHVTQKMVSDISSKLEKIKL